The following proteins are encoded in a genomic region of Rissa tridactyla isolate bRisTri1 chromosome 5, bRisTri1.patW.cur.20221130, whole genome shotgun sequence:
- the SMAD1 gene encoding mothers against decapentaplegic homolog 1, producing the protein MNVTSLFSFTSPAVKRLLGWKQGDEEEKWAEKAVDALVKKLKKKKGAMEELEKALSCPGQPSNCVTIPRSLDGRLQVSHRKGLPHVIYCRVWRWPDLQSHHELKPLECCEFPFGSKQKEVCINPYHYKRVESPVLPPVLVPRHSEYNPQHSLLAQFRNLGQNEPHMPHNATFPDSFQQPNSHPFPHSPNSSYPNSPGSSSSTYPHSPASSDPGSPFQMPADTPPPAYLPPEDQMTHDTSQPMDTNMMAPAIPPDIHRGDVQAVAYEEPKHWCSIVYYELNNRVGEAFHASSTSVLVDGFTDPSNNKNRFCLGLLSNVNRNSTIENTRRHIGKGVHLYYVGGEVYAECLSDSSIFVQSRNCNYHHGFHPTTVCKIPSGCSLKIFNNQEFAQLLAQSVNHGFETVYELTKMCTLRMSFVKGWGAEYHRQDVTSTPCWIEIHLHGPLQWLDKVLTQMGSPHNPISSVS; encoded by the exons ATGAATGTGACAAGTTTATTCTCCTTCACCAGCCCAGCAGTGAAGAGGCTGTTGGGATGGAAGCAGGGGGACGAAGAAGAAAAATGGGCAGAGAAAGCTGTTGATGCATTAGTgaaaaaactgaagaagaaaaaaggtgctATGGAGGAGCTGGAAAAAGCATTAAGCTGTCCTGGTCAGCCCAGTAACTGTGTCACAATTCCTCGTTCCTTGGACGGCAGGCTTCAGGTTTCACACCGGAAAGGGCTACCGCATGTAATTTACTGTAGAGTGTGGCGCTGGCCAGACCTGCAGAGCCATCACGAACTGAAACCACTGGAATGCTGCGAGTTTCCCTTTGGTTCAAAACAGAAGGAGGTTTGCATCAATCCCTACCACTACAAGCGGGTAGAGAGTCCTG tCCTTCCTCCAGTGCTGGTTCCAAGGCACAGCGAGTACAACCCTCAGCACAGCCTATTGGCCCAATTCCGCAACCTGGGACAAAACGAGCCCCACATGCCGCACAACGCTACTTTCCCAGACTCTTTTCAGCAACCCAATAGTCACCCGTTCCCCCACTCGCCCAACAGCAGTTATCCAAACTCGCCTGGAAGCAGCAGTAGCACCTACCCACATTCTCCAGCCAGCTCAGACCCGGGAAGTCCTTTCCAAATGCCAG CTGATACTCCCCCTCCTGCTTACCTGCCTCCGGAAGATCAGATGACACACGATACCTCCCAGCCAATGGATACCAACATGATGGCACCCGCAATTCCCCCTGACATACACAGAGGAG ATGTTCAGGCAGTTGCTTACGAGGAACCAAAGCATTGGTGCTCCATTGTCTACTATGAGCTGAATAATCGTGTTGGGGAGGCATTCCACGCTTCTTCCACCAGTGTCCTGGTGGATGGCTTCACTGATCCTTCAAACAACAAGAACAGATTTTGCCTGGGGCTGCTTTCGAACGTTAACCGCAACTCCACCATTGAGAACACTAGGCGGCATATTGGCAAAG GTGTTCATCTCTATTATGTCGGTGGGGAAGTGTATGCTGAATGTCTTAGCGACAGCAGTATTTTTGTGCAAAGTCGAAACTGCAACTACCATCATGGATTCCATCCCACCACGGTCTGCAAAATTCCCAGTGGCTGCAGTTTGAAAATTTTCAATAATCAAGAGTTTGCTCAGCTTTTGGCTCAGTCAGTGAACCATGGCTTCGAGACAGTGTATGAGCTTACTAAGATGTGTACTCTCCGTATGAGTTTTGTAAAG GGTTGGGGAGCTGAGTATCATCGCCAAGATGTAACAAGCACTCCATGCTGGATAGAGATACATCTTCATGGTCCCCTTCAGTGGCTGGATAAAGTACTTACTCAGATGGGCTCTCCTCATAATCCTATTTCTTCAGTGTCTTAA